In Aminivibrio pyruvatiphilus, one DNA window encodes the following:
- a CDS encoding TAXI family TRAP transporter solute-binding subunit, with protein sequence MKKLLSAVFTVVVIISFLSVPASARTFLSIATGSTGGTYYPLGGGIAEIISRNVPDFQVTSETGNASAANINLVGTRQIEMAFAQNDIAYWASKGMAPFKERYDNLRVVASLYPEHVHCITLKGSGVNDIMDIRDKRVSVGAPGSGVLGDVSAILKLAELRYADMSADFLDFNNTTQRFKDGQLDVGFVVAGYPTSSVIDLAATHDIDLVSFNDDFMSRLTAEYPYFIKDVIPAGTYRGVDRDVVTPAVMAMLICEAGLPDEVVYRFTKALWENIADLHRVHPKATLITLETALDGVSVSVHPGAAKFYSEKGMTVPAVK encoded by the coding sequence ATGAAGAAACTGCTTTCCGCGGTCTTCACTGTCGTTGTGATTATTTCGTTCCTCTCCGTGCCGGCTTCCGCCAGGACGTTCCTTTCCATCGCCACCGGAAGCACGGGGGGGACCTATTATCCTCTCGGAGGAGGCATCGCGGAAATCATCAGCAGAAACGTGCCCGATTTCCAGGTTACCTCCGAGACGGGCAACGCTTCCGCGGCGAATATCAACCTCGTCGGAACCCGCCAGATCGAGATGGCTTTCGCCCAAAACGACATCGCCTACTGGGCGTCGAAGGGAATGGCTCCCTTTAAGGAAAGGTACGACAACCTACGCGTCGTGGCGTCTCTCTACCCGGAGCATGTCCACTGCATCACCCTGAAAGGAAGCGGCGTAAACGACATCATGGACATAAGGGACAAGAGGGTGTCCGTAGGCGCCCCCGGCTCGGGAGTCCTCGGTGACGTGTCCGCCATCCTGAAACTTGCGGAACTGCGCTACGCCGACATGAGCGCCGACTTTCTCGACTTCAACAACACCACCCAGCGCTTCAAGGACGGCCAGCTCGATGTGGGCTTCGTCGTCGCAGGATACCCCACATCGTCTGTTATCGACCTTGCCGCCACCCACGATATCGATCTTGTAAGCTTCAATGACGACTTCATGTCGAGGCTCACGGCGGAATATCCCTACTTCATCAAGGACGTCATTCCCGCGGGAACCTACAGAGGAGTAGACCGCGACGTAGTGACCCCCGCGGTTATGGCCATGCTCATATGCGAAGCAGGACTTCCCGACGAGGTGGTCTACAGGTTCACAAAGGCCCTATGGGAAAACATTGCAGATCTTCACAGGGTTCACCCGAAAGCGACACTCATCACCCTGGAAACCGCCCTCGACGGAGTATCCGTTTCTGTCCACCCGGGAGCGGCCAAATTTTACTCAGAAAAAGGAATGACCGTTCCGGCGGTGAAATAA
- a CDS encoding BFD-like (2Fe-2S) protein, with protein sequence MAAGRLVCYCFGYSREDIEKEYFSTGGSAILEKILSAKKSGTCECGVKNPAGT encoded by the coding sequence GTGGCGGCAGGCAGACTGGTATGTTACTGCTTCGGGTATTCCCGGGAAGATATTGAGAAAGAGTATTTTTCCACCGGGGGTTCCGCCATCCTCGAAAAAATCCTCTCGGCGAAAAAGAGCGGAACCTGCGAATGCGGGGTCAAAAATCCTGCGGGCACCTGA